CCATATTTCGTTGAGAAGTAAATCAATTCAAACCAAAGTGAAAACATAGAAATAATATTAAGCAGCTATGTTAAGATTTTTGTCCAAATACCAAAAATTCATAGACAAAATTGAAGAAGTGGTCAGAAGTTAATATAATCTGGTCTCTTACCCCCAAGGCAACCCGGTTTAGGATGAGATGAGAGTTGGGGCAACACAGACAATGCCTTCTTCAACTCTTGAATGCTTTCGGGAATCTGAATGGAAAAACTTCAAAGGAAAATAGAAATAGTATGAGATAGGGATAGATttagaaataaatgaaaagaaaaaaaaaagttgtgagaAGATGTTCTCCGGATATTGAACGAGATCGGGAAATTCAAACTCTAGAAGATAAGCTTGGGTTTTGTGAGAAACGGTACAGTTTTCGTTTCTTCTTTTTGCCTTCAAATATGAGAACGGAGGAAAGATTTTCTGTTCTCTGTAAGCATAGTGTATCCTTGCAGCTCAACCGTATCTTTAGTACAGGGTTAAAATCTCTAAAAACAAGAAAtccctaataaaataaaataaaaaaaaattaaaagaaacgtCTTAAGAGTGCTTGTTTTTCAAAGGGAGGAAAAACTTAAGACTTAGGgtgcttgttttctttctttttagattaaattataaattagttcttttagttttatgaaataaattaaatagtttctttaatttaaaaaatgatataattagttttttttttctgatcagCTTTCCTATatcatttgtttctttattttttcttattttatttattaaaaaaaagatttttcaatgCTTCAAACCATTGAACCCAAAGCATtatgaaaacaattaatatatgaaTACAGAATTAAAACAGACAATCAATTAAACTCGAGCTTAAAACCGATATATCAGTTGTTGGAAGCGGATTGGATCTAACTAAGAGACTAAAAGTTGTTTCATAACTTCAACAAGCATGCCAAACTAAAACTTTAATAGGAAGGAGGAAGAGTGTGAGATAgagatagattttttaaaaaataaaaaatattaataaaagggGAAAATTTGTTTAGGAGAGGATCACTTACCATCTTTCTGGCTTATCACGCTCCCGATCAAGCATCTCTTTCCCCAACATCTCTTTCCTCACTGCGGCTCTTAAGAGTGATTGGGAAACGGCTTTCAGTTTAGGATAAAACCctcttaaagaaaaacaaatcacaataaaatgaaaagaaagaaaagaactgGGAAACTTTTCTTAAAGAGTGAGtggtttcttaaaaaataataataatataatatttacgaGAGtgcttgttttctctttttcgataaattataaattagtcctTTTGCTTTTATGAAATAGATTAAATATCTTCTTTAGTTTAAAGGACTCTATAACTGGTCCTTTTTCTAATCGATTTTTCTATATCATCtgtttctttattcttttcttgttttattttaaaaaataagtaatgaaTTAAGAAAAGTGAAATGCCTGAATAAGGACTCTattgtatttatgtttttcaactAAGGACTCTATTGTATTTATTTCATAGACCTAAAGGACTGGTCTATATATgtgcccgtttggcattgcggtcaaaccggcttttcaaaaaaattaaatttttttttattaaaattgagtgcggtttgtactttttggatcgttttgatgtgctgatatcaaaaataatttttaaaaaatgaaaaaacattattgacatgcttttcggcatgaaaagctatttgaaaagcaaccgctaccacactcccaaacaccctctaatcTACTCTGTTCCTCTTATGTTCCACAAAAGAGCGTTCGCGAGTAGGTTATTCTAACTTTTCGCAAATTCGGCGAAGAGACCAAGCACGGAGGATGGGCGCCGTCTTTGTGAAGACTGTAACGTATTATGATATCAGAATGATTCGACTAATCCTCGAGGCTCTTCTGAGTCGGATGGGAAAGAGAAGACGTTCTCCGGATATTGAACGAGATCGGGAAATTCAAACTCGAGAAGATAAGCTTGGGTTTTGTGAGAAACGGTGCAGTTTTCGTTTCTTCTTTTTGCCTTCAAATATGAGATCGGAGGAAAGATTTTCTGTTCTCTGTTAGATTCTTGCTTTTGCTTTGCTGGTCGGAAATTCTTTTATGAGTTGAAGAATGACTGTGTCCAGATctgcttcttttttatatataaatttcattctaattcaatatttattcaagTTTACTTTTCTGAAATCCATCCAACCAGGAATGATCTGCTAAAACACAGAAGGAGTGCAGAAAAAGCCATAAAATACTACAACAAGAAGCACAaggtatttctttttattattgccTACCTCTTCTTctaattatgtgtttttatttcattaaaaaaaaaaaacagaggaaattaATGTCTGcataacacaataaaataataagttgaTCAATTATGCATCTTAAACTAAGTTTAGATCGGTATACTGTTTTTCCAGTTTTGATGATGAAACAATTAGAAGAATTTTATTGCTCGAAAGCGTTAGAAAACAAACTCAAAGTCCCTCCCTAATAAGGACAGGACAGCACAGTGTTTTAACCCAAAAGTTCTCTACGATGTCTAGCCATGTCATATTTTCCAGAGAATTATTAATCTTCATCTCGGAGCTTGAATGAACTTATTAGGATTGTTTGGTGCATGAAAGAGATAAACACTCTGTTTTGCCAGTTTTGCTGTGGTGTTGATCCATCATGCTGTAGAATTCTATAACAAGTCCAAGGTAAGTTTCTGGACTGTGAAAACTCCTCGGGTTATTGCTGTGCATTGGGTGGTTAAAACAATCAGCATCATCTAGTACTATTTGCtagttataatgtttttttttattgaattaatttttctgctgctaaaaaactaattagttCTCTGTACtcccaacttatttttttggtaCTGTCAAAATTCTTTTTCAGGGTGCTAAATTTAAGCTGGTGGAGATCATATCTGcctgttctttcttttctatggGTATTTGGGAGCATATCAACTTCACTGCTTCTGAAGATGACAAgtgtctgattttttttttgctgaattGTCACATGGAGAAGCTCATTGGGGAAGGAATCATAAAACAGAAGCTGAAAAAATCACTGCATGCTTTATGTTGGAAGAAAGTGAATTATGCAtttcttttgttccttcttATGCGCACTCTGGTGTGTTTGTCAATTTCTATGCACCAATTGTATTTTATCATTACATGCctagtattttatattgtttttttctggtttgtttatttgtttattattatttttgttattattataggaTTCGCTGGTGATTTTCATACATTTTGTTGAGGAGCTACCTTCACGCAATATGATGAAAACTATAATGCATCCCTACCCCTTCAGCAAGCAAAGAATTGCACTACTAATAGTTTGTCATGTGGCGATTGTCAGTTTTTGTCATATGTTCTATCCAGGAAAGTTTATCATAAAGGATCCTGATGCCTATTTCATTAAGAGTTCTCAGTGTGATTGGCTCATATGCATGTTTGAATAGCTTtctcatgaatttttttgtttttgttgggtATCTTTTGAatggaaagaaattaaaaataaactaagcgTTCGAGTTTGATAATCCTTTTCGTTCAAGCCATTCGAGTAGAtacaatttattgatttatctgTAACACATTAAAttgtaataaaatatattaatcaaaatagtTCAAGGTAAATTTAGAAAACTCGTATCACAATCACTTTATTCAAAAAAGAGACATAACTGGGAcgtctaaaaaaaattgacaatgaCAAGTTAAATATACGATTGAGGGAGCATATGAAGAAAAAGCCTTACAAAAATGGCCTTCAAAACGCACTTTGGGTAGGATATTGAGTTGAGCTAAACGCTAACTCCATTCTTCGACTTTCTTAGTCTACTGATACACAAAGTTCAGgacatatttatattatttgttagaATAAAAGTATGCAAACCACAAAAGGCAAAGGATaggataaaatgagaaatgagacacatAATAATTTACGTGGTTCATTCAATTgggctacgtccacgggcaagtatagaagaattttactaagtaatgtgaGAATTACAACAtctctcaaataataggagaacaactgaAATCTCTCTATTattaggagaaaacacctcacttactcttcCTCACAAATACCTCATAATTTTATGGGATTACTTTCCCTCTCTCACTCTCCTCTTGCTCTCtcttatttctttcttgttgtgTGCATATAAGGCAAGGATGCactgcctatttataggcaagcttCCTTGCCTTTGTCTTGCAAAAGACAAGAGCAAGGTAAGTGGGCAAGTGGCACCGAATTGGTGCCCAACATTGTTGACTTTGCCAACAATGTTTAGCTGGCTTCACATTCTCCCACTTGAAGACTTTGATGATTTAATCAAGTCTTCACACTTGATCATTTgtgattcttctatcctttcAATACTTGCCATCTTCATGCTGCTTATATTTCTGCTAGGCCATAAGGGGATATGCACCATATATACTTATCAGTGTTGACTGGTTTGGTCAAATCATCTGCTGGGTTTTCCTTTGTGTGAACCTTTTGAAAATCCACACTTCCATTTTCCACCACTtcacgaacaaagtgatactgaacatctgtgttttgttcttgaatgaaatgttggattccttgcaatatgcaaggcactctgactatcataatataaaaaaatcttctctTGTTTATGCCTGAGCTCCTCCATAACTTTCTTCATCCATATTGCTTCTTACAAGCTTGTGTAGCTGCCATATACCCAACTTCTGTTATGGATAACGCCACAACAGTCTGAAGTTTAGAGACCCAGCTCACAGCTCCTCCTTCAATTATAAACATATAGCCtgtagtggattttcttttcttaaggtCACCAGCAAAATCTGAGTTAACATAACCTCTGACATTAAATTCTGATCCTCCATAACATAATGCGGCATCTGAGGTACCCTTGATATATCTCAAGATCCTCTTAATAGTATTCCAATGCTCTCCACCAAGATTTTCCATGTATCGACTAGTTGCTCCCACTGCTTGTGCAATGTCTGGTCTTGTACATATCATGGCAAACATTAAACTTCCCACTGCTGATGCATACGGTACTCGAGACATTTCCATCCTCTCTGCTTCATTGTTAGGATACATACTTgaggataatttgaagttaataggaAGTGGGGTGGGAATTAGCTTACAATCTTGCATGTTAAAGCGTCGCACTTCAAGTAATTCTTCTGAGAAAGCCAAATCTTCCTCTTACTTCTGTCTCGGTGAATTTGCATCCCTAGAATCTTGTTTGCTGGTCCCAAGTCCATATCAAACTCCCTAGCCAACTATGCCTTCAATTGTTGAACTCGATCTTTGTTGGGGCCTATTACCAACATGCCATCCACGTACAACAACAGAATGATgaaatcatcatcttcttcaaaccTCTAATAGTATGTACAATGGTCTGAACTAAGTCTGTTGTACCCAAGGCTAATTataaaggaatcaaatctcttgtaccaacaTCCCAGCGCCTGTTTGAGACCGTATAGAGATTTGTTCAACTTGCAAACCAAGTTCTCCTTGCCTATTTCATCAAAACCCTCTGGTtggagcatataaatttctttttcaagttctccatgaagaaatgcagttttcacatctaactgctttaaatgaagatcaaatataacaCACATTGCCAAGACTACTCTGATTGTAGTAAGTCGTACTACCggagaaaatatctcattaaagtctattccttctttctgagcatatcctttcaccaccaatcttgcacttgatcattgccatcatgctttatcttgtaaacccatttgttgccaatggcctttcttccttgtggtagcggaacaagatcccaagtgttattcttgtgtagagcttcaatctcctcttgCGTTGCTGTCATCCACCTAGATACATCTGTGCTTTTGATAGCCTCATGGAAAGTTGATGGCTCTCCATCCTCTGTTAGAAGACGATATGCAATGTTGCTCTCAGTAACATATTCTGAGTGCCAAGCCGGTGGTCTTCTACCACGAGTTGACCGTCGAACTTCAGGAGTTTCAGactctatttgttcttgttcttcatgctctggTGCAGCTTCATAAGAAGTATGATTCTGAGCATTTTCCATCTAGACTGTTGTAGTCTCAATTAAAATGCTATTATGTTCGtccatttgcattttatcttctgcaaATATGACATCTCTGTTGATGACTACCTTGTAGGCAGTGGGATCCCACAAGCGATACCCTTTCACTCCATCAGCATATCCCAAGAATAcacattttctggattttgaatCCAGCTTGCTGACTTCTTGAGTATTGTACATCACGTACACAGGACTTCCAAATATGTGTAATCGAGAATAATCAGCTGGCTTTCCAGTCCATATCTCCATCGGTGTCTTCAGCTCAATTGCAGTTGGCGGAGATCGATTTATCACATAACAGGCGGTATTgactgcttctgcccagaatgACTTTCCTAGACCTGCAGCCTTCAACATTGCTCTAGTTCTTTGTAATAGAGTTCTGTCCATCCGCTctgccactccattttgttgtggagtgtatgCCGTTGTGAACTGCCTTTAGATACCTTCATGTTGACAGAAGTTATCAAATTCCATCACTGGTATtttctcctccattgtcagtcctcaaacacttgatcttcttttcagattcaagtTATACCCGCGCTTTGAAGGTTTTAAAGACTGCGAACACATCTGCCTTCCTTCTAATCGGATACAACCAACATCTCCTAGAGAAGTCATCTATGAATGATACAAAGTATCTTGCTCCTCCTAAGGATACAACCGGTGCTTGCCAAAcatgtaagatcccacatcggcgggtgaggggtgtgttgctggccttataagtggtgctggttgccaacttgttatacgcgttttggggcgtcaggctcagaaatgggctcgcgtcaccaggaacaaaaccgtgagggcggtaaggcccaaagcggacaatatatggcaagttgggcTGAGCcattacatttggtatcagagctgaccTCACTCGCTGTCCGGTTGTGCCGACGGGGTCGTCGGGCTCCTTAAGGGGGGTcgattgtaagatcccacatcggcgggtgaggggtgtgttgctggccttataagtggtgctggttgccaacttgttatacgcgttttggggcgtcaggctcagaaatgggctcgcgtcaccaggaacaaaaccgtgagggcggtaaggcccaaagcggacaatatatggcaagttgggTCGGGCCATTACAAAACATCAGAGTGAATCAGGTCTAAGATGCATTTGCTCTTAGTTGTTGATGTGCCAAACTTCAACCTGTGCTGTTTGCTTGTAACACAGTGCTCACAAAAAGGTAAAGTAACCTTTGTAAGCCCAGGGAGTAACTTTTGATCAGAGAGAACTTTCAAACCTTTCTCTGACATGTGGCCTAGTTTTTTATGCCAcatcatcgtcttctcttcTGCAGGACTGGC
This genomic interval from Populus alba chromosome 1, ASM523922v2, whole genome shotgun sequence contains the following:
- the LOC140954134 gene encoding uncharacterized protein isoform X2, whose amino-acid sequence is MGAVFVKTVTYYDIRMIRLILEALLSRMGKRRRSPDIERDREIQTREDKLGFCEKRRSAEKAIKYYNKKHKGAKFKLVEIISACSFFSMGIWEHINFTASEDDKCLIFFLLNCHMEKLIGEGIIKQKLKKSLHALCWKKVNYAFLLFLLMRTLDSLVIFIHFVEELPSRNMMKTIMHPYPFSKQRIALLIVCHVAIVSFCHMFYPGKFIIKDPDAYFIKSSQCDWLICMFE
- the LOC140954134 gene encoding uncharacterized protein isoform X1, with translation MGAVFVKTVTYYDIRMIRLILEALLSRMGKRRRSPDIERDREIQTREDKLGFCEKRNDLLKHRRSAEKAIKYYNKKHKGAKFKLVEIISACSFFSMGIWEHINFTASEDDKCLIFFLLNCHMEKLIGEGIIKQKLKKSLHALCWKKVNYAFLLFLLMRTLDSLVIFIHFVEELPSRNMMKTIMHPYPFSKQRIALLIVCHVAIVSFCHMFYPGKFIIKDPDAYFIKSSQCDWLICMFE